caaaatgtCATGAGTCACAACATGAGGGtaattaaatgatgacataatttagatttttggatgaacaatccctttaacttgGCACAGCAGTGCCTCTGAGAACAGACAGTGGTTGGAGGAAACTGTTATATTATCACAAATGGAAATTATTTGAGTAAACATACACAGAACATGTCCTGAATTGTGCAATGCTGATGGCGATATAGTGCTGGATGCCACACTTTACTGTAATACCTCTAAAGACTTATGTGAGTATGAAGTGCCTGactataaatagaaaataaaatgtttggaacTAAATACTTTTTCCAAGATTGCAAGTAATTGGTCCCTGACTGACAATATATATACTAGACTGTTGCAAAAAAACACAAGCAACACAACTGCTCACttcacaaaaatacataaaaaccaTCCCCAGGGAACATGTATACATTGAATGTACAGTAAGTCACTCTGTATAAAAGCATCTCCAAAGTGCATACATGTAATTGTAATTTAGAGGGAAATGTGGAGCTGTCCATAGTGCTGCACTTGTTTCAAAGTTGAGGTAAGAGTGCTGAATGAACAGCtcctgggtaacactttacatcaaTGTTCCCttttttaagggtttataaaggggttaattaatgactaatagttcatttcaaaatgtattacaaatcaatgaaatgcagttaatacaaaatgaaaaaagtgtgttttattcaacacttgccaaatagtgagccattttagcATGCTATGTTAATGttacaaatgctttataaatcCACTTATCAACTTCAATAACATATGCACAGAATGTTGAGTATGGTTTAATGGCCATCAGGCTTTTTTATATGATATAAGCTGTGTATGAGCATTGCAGGGCTTTATGCGTCTCTACTTTCTtagaaggctgaggaaagcacatctcccaccccccatcctcactacattctagaGAAGGACTATTGAGAttatcctgagcagctgcatcactgcctggtttgggacttgcaccgtttcagtccgcaaagccctgcagaggatagtgaggacagctgagaagaaaatcggggtctctcttccctccatcaaagacatttaccaaaagcactgcatccgcaaagcaaccagcattatggatgaccccacacacccctcacacaaactcttcaccctcctgccgtctggcaagaggtaccgaagcattcggaccctcatggccagactgtgtaacagcttcttcccccaagccatcagactcctcaatactcagagactggactgacacacacacacacacacacacacacgtgtcctgagttgcactttaattattgtcactttatacctggctgctacctcaataattgctatatgcatagaacactatctcatagtatgttatgtttacatttggcatttttagaaactgtcatctttttgcactactgtgtactggtcggcactgcactgtctctcactgtgcccattgtcctgttaatttttagtaatttattgtactgtcccgtactttttgcacacgtttgcacgtgcactttatataggtattttatttagtctgtgtaatctcatgtggttctgtgtttgtcctatgttgttttatgtagcaccatggtcctagaggaacattgtctcatttcactgtgtactctACTaattgtatatggttgaacaacaataaaaaccacttgacttgacttgaactaggACTAGATAAAACCATTCTTTAAAAATCaatgtgacaaggaaagtgaAAAAACacgtgagtcaagacattacattaATGAACATAAACACAAATCAGACTGTGGCAAAATTGCATACttcctccttttaatctcactataatagtcaATTTTGCTGCATTGAGACATAAATGATGAATTTGGGCATTATATGTTTTTCATTAATACAAGTATTAATAACTGAATGTATTAAGTATTTATAACAGTTAAGTTAATTATTTGACAAGTTTTGCATAAAAGTCACTCCttttattcatgttattataATTGCAtaccaatgatttataatgcatttataaattgcTTATTAGTCATTTATGAATGCCATTGTAAACCCTTGTAAAcgtttataacatgtaagttaaaatgctcactatttggtaAGTATATATAAACCTTTTTTAACCATATCTTTCTATGTATCATTCATTCATATCCCCCTCTGAAACGCATATAGAAATACACATCCTCAAGCCTTCTACTTGTCCTAATTTGGAAATAACTTCAGTCCAATTTGATTGCTCTTCATTCGCTTCCCCATGAGTAGTGATTcaattatgtatatatactgtatagggcAGTTAGTAATTAAATGAGCCAATGGACTATTATTGCATAATTGTTGCATAACCTTCATTAAAAAGGTAAATTAAAGCAGACCATATTGTGGATATAATGCATTAGATATATCAATAAACCCTATCAGGTGTTGAGCACATGGCTGATCATTGGTTTTGTGGAACATGACTGACAGCTTTGGACATAATGTTTTAATGCCTAAATTACAGTACCTGCTGCTCAATGACatctattctattttttattaggATGAAATACATTGATCAGAACTGTATTTGCTTTGCATTATAACAACATATGAAACAATCAAGATTTATTGTCCAGTGGGTGGTGATCAACAGTGTCCTCTAGAGGAGACTGTCACCCCCCATTTAGGGAATGCCATTTTAGTTTTGTTCAGCTATTAACATCACACAATCAGCAAACAATCAGATGAGTGGTTTTGAGAAAACCACAAAGCCCTTCATTTTGGATCTGCTGTCAGAGATAAGATAAATTGTGTGTCTGTAAGATTAAGGCACCATTGCAAAGCGTTTACATATTGTGGTTTTAATTATAAGGCCATGAAATTGATTATTGCAAACTGTGGCTTGTGGGAAGAGGGCGATCATATGATGGTGCAGTCAGACCTGTCTCAGATATCAGTGACGCCCGGCCATTCAGACACAATAGGTTCTTACAGAGGAGAAGTGGACTCTATTTCTAGACCTCTGCATGAGCTGCATCAAAGCTGTTGTTTTCTGattcacatgtttgttttttttgttttttgtttttttttttctatttcctGTCACGTTTCCCAGTCTTCCGTTCTTCCTTAAATTGGCACGAGAGTAATAACCCACTCCTCTGCTAATGACCCCTCCAGCCTGCTGAGAAAATGACTGTAGTCTCGTACAAATAGGTGCCTGGAGTCTGTATATGGACACATGGTGGAGAAAATCAGGATTTGTTAAAAGTAGGGGGGTTTTTGGAAAAATCCAAAAATAGCCCTTGTTTGATTAAAACTGGAAAGCCtgtttaactgttttttttttagataatttaaaggaatattctgggtacagttcaggttaagctcaatcgacagcatttgtggcataatgttgattagcataaAAAAAACTTACGTCAAATAATccgaaaaaaaagctaaatctgggttccagtgaggcacttacaatggaagtcaatggggccaatgtgtaaacgttaaaatactcacagtttcaaaagtatagacacaagatgtcaacaatatgcatgttgacatgattatagtgtgataaaatctcttaacttttctgtgtaaagttatgtccaatgttgcttcattgccatgacaacttaATGTTGTAAACCCcaaaaccctaaaaaaaaaaaaaagagtataaaCAACAATTTCAACaactatacagctcaaataatcaaataatataataagttttaacagaagaattcatgtaagtacttttataaaattataagctttacatttctgcactaaactctccaaaaattggccccattgacttccattgtaagtgcttcactgtaaccaaCATCATGCCACATATACTGTCGATTAAGTTTATCTtatattgaaccctgaatatgcctttaattgcttcatttattatttttactagtaGCAGTATTTCCCAAAGAATAATGACCAATAACTTTTTTCCTGGATATTTCCCATGATTTAATGTATAAGAGCAAAAGGCCAAATCCCCTCAAGTACCCACTCTTCTTAGATTTATGTTTACAATTACAGTAATTGTACACTAAGAGTAATCAATTACTCAAAAATATACACGTTTATTCAATtactattatcattatttttgatACAGTGTTTTACAGTATGTGCAATAAACTGAGCTGCCTAACATTTATTACATAACTAATTATATACATGTTGATCAAAGAATATAGAGGCTGtattgaaataattttaaaataatagatgTAAATGGCTATTTGATGATGAGCAGCATTTACTACAGCAGCTACCAGTGGAATCACTGTCATGCACTGACTGTCACTCAGCGCTCAGATTGACAGAGGACTCTCGCAACTGATTGGTGTTCGCCGCTAATGACGCAGATGACGTCCTGAACTCAGACACGTGGGTCTCACATAAACAAAGACACATTGGCACAGAGAGCTCTATATGCCAGTGTTGAGCTCCGAGCACTACGGACAACACGCTGCTCTACTGGACATTTAAGCACATATTCTACATCACAAGTGTAtggatacaatatttttttactgatGGTCAATTAAGGTATGTCATTGTctctctttattctttttttctggCTGTTTGAAATATGCTGTTTTTAAAAAAGCGGTTTAGATTGCATATTTTGGTATGACAAGTGTTTGTGagatttgtttgttggtttgtgcTGGTTTTGCATAAAAAATGGGTGTTTAACTGTACAAATCTGGTTTTATTCTTAACTTATGGCTCTGAGAAATTGTTTCttggtatttctttttttatgcatTAGATCTGaaattcaaaaaataaaataacaagcgAAAACGCGACGCGTGAAATTCCAAACTTCGCAAAATCCTAAAATGATGCATGTTATATTTGGTCTGATGCGGAGAAGAGCTAGATACAAGAAATGTGTTTCAGATGTTAAATGAGCTTTAAGAAACAGAAATAGGAGTTAGAATGGTCAAATATTGTGTAATGGAATTAATATAATGTGATGCACAGCCAAGTGAAAGTTATGTGTTTTATCAGAGGGAGAATCCAGAGCGGACTCGTTTGCCTCGAACCCTAAGTAATACATTTCACCTGCTATTATCACCTTTACCGAGATCTGCATAGGAACAGTCCCACTACTGAAGGTAATTGCCCAAAACTGAATTGCTAGATGTCATTTTCAACATTTGCAATtgttaaaagtgtttttgcaaaGGTTTTGGACGTGCACGAAagtttatacatattttaaagtgtttttatttattttacaggacATTAATATACACGAATTTGTTATATTGCAATGACATTGTATTGAGGCTGTGCTTGTGAATTTTGCTGATCGGTGTGTCGTTTGCAGCCATGCCCTGCGTCCAGGCTCAGTATGGCTCATCCCCGCAGGGCGCCAGTCCCGCATCTCAGAGCTACAGTTACCACGCCAGCGGAGAATACAGCTGCGATTTCCTCACACCCGAGTTTGTGAAGTTCAGTATGGACTTGACCAATACCGAGATCACCGCCGCCACCACCTCCCTGCCCAGCTTCAGTACATTCATGGACAACTACAACACCAGTTACGACGTGAAGCCGCCCTGTCTGTATCAGGTGTCCCACTCGGGAGAGCAGTCCTCCATTAAGGTGGAGGAGGTCCAGATGCACAGCTACCACCAGCAGAGCCATCTGGGCCCACAATCGGAAGAGATGCTTGCTCACTCCGGTCCCGTGTACTTCAAACCGTCCTCACCTCACGCTCCGGGAACCCCGAACTTCCAGGTTCAGCCCAATCACATGTGGGAAGACCCGGGTTCCTTGCATTCTTTCCATCAGAACTATATGGCAACACACATGCTGGACCAGCGCAAGAACCCCGTGTCCAGGCTTTCTCTCTTCTCCTTTAAGCAGTCTCCACCGGGTACACCAGTTTCCAGCTGTCAGATGCGCTTCGACGGGCCTCTTCATGTGTCCATGGGCCACGACAGTCCCGGAGCGCACCGAGCCCTTGACGGCCAGAGTTTCGCTATGCCCAGTGCCATCAGGAAACAGGCGGGGATCGCTTTCACCCACTCCCTGCAGCTAAGTCACGGGCATCAGTTAATGGACAGTCAGGTGCCCTCGCCGCAGTCAAGAGGATCTCCGTCCACCGAGGGTCTGTGCGCGGTGTGTGGGGACAACGCGGCGTGTCAGCACTATGGTGTCCGGACCTGTGAAGGATGCAAAGGCTTCTTCAAGGTAATCATTATTATTAGCctactattttcattattattacatGTTTTATTGGCGCTCACAGCTGTCATCACCGTAAAAGCAAAATTAATTATGGTGAAACATGATCTGTCTTTATCTTTTAAGAACGGTGGTATATTGGCGGTAGATTTATTTTGCTCACTTGTTGACCAGACAATCAACTTCCACCAATAGAGAAAATTAACGTTTGCTTAGTAACACACTGAAGGTTTCCCTGaactttatttcaaataaactaaaaaaatatatatatattttttctttctttctttcttttcttgatTCAGCGCACAGTACAGAAGAACGCCAAATATGTGTGTTTAGCTAATAAAAACTGTCCTGTGGACAAGCGCCGTCGGAACAGATGCCAGTACTGCCGATTTCAGAAGTGCCTGGTGGTCGGGATGGTGAAAGAAGGTATTTTGATATTTATACACACTtctaaaaaatatctttgtgagagtatctgtatctATTAGATGCACCCATGAAAACCATAGAGTTGAGTGCGCAACAGCAGTTGACAATTTCTAAAGTTATCAGTAGGCTATATGGACTGTAAATGCACTTACAAAAGCCGCTTGATAGTAATAGCCTTGTATTGTTTTGACAGTTGTCCGGACCGCCAGTTTAAAGGGTCGGAGAGGCCGTTTACCCTCCAAACCCAAAAGTCCACAGGAATCTTCTCCACCTTCTCCACCCGTCAGTCTGATCAGCGCTCTGGTCAGGGCTCATGTGGACTCCAACCCCTCCATGAGCAGCCTCGACTATACCAGAGTGAGTAACACTGctttcatcttttaatttcaCTCATCATTTTAGGCTTAATGAGACGAAAGTCAAAATGCGCATCTGACTCTTGACGCGCGCAGTGCGCGAATCTGACAGAACCAATATTAGGAATTTAATATCAGACAGTGTTTCATTATAAACTTTCAACACTTTAAGGGTGGCATATTTTACTGTCTAAATTGCTTTTGGAAGAGAGAAGCCAATGAAATACAGACACAAGTTAAATTAAAGGGGTGGGGGGGAGCTCGCCCCCTTATAGAAACGGACTTGGCAATTTCACGGGTTATATATTTTAAGGGAGCTCATTAAGTCGTGTTTAAATTAAATTCCAGTTCCAAGCCAACCCGGACTACCAGCTGAGCGGAGACGACACGGAGCACATACAGCAGTTCTACGACCTCCTCACCGGATCCATGGAGATCATCCGCGGATGGGCGGAAAAAATTCCTGGGTTCACCGACCTTCCCAAACCGGACCAGGACCTTCTGTTCGAGTCTGGCTTCCTGGAGCTCTTTGTATTGCGCCTGGCGTACAGGTACACAGAGGCCTCTTGAGAGAAGGCTTCGCTTcttctgatttattttttataattttattttttattggctGTGCAATAATTAGGAACCGCTTAAATCCCTGTTTAATGCACATGGTAATTAACGGGCGCTCTGTTATTTATTTCAGGTCCAACCCGATGGAAGGCAAGCTCATCTTCTGTAACGGGGTGGTGTTGCACAGACTGCAGTGCGTGCGCGGATTTGGAGAATGGATTGACTCCATAGTGGAGTTCTCGTCTAATCTTCAGAGCATGAATTTAGACATATCTGCTTTCTCGTGCATTGCCGCCCTGGCTATGGTCACAGGTAGGATCACAGTTTCTTATATTATCCAGACTATTTAAAcgtttgatttatttataaagTCTAATGTGCTATTGTCTTTATTTTGCAGAGAGACACGGGCTTAAAGAACCCAAGAGAGTGGAGGAGCTTCAAAACAAGATAGTAAACTGTTTAAAAGATCAAGTCACCTTTAATGGCGGCGGCTTGAATCATCCAAACTATCTGTCCAAACTGTTGGGAAAACTGCCTGAACTGCGCACGCTGTGCACACAGGGTCTTCAGCGCATCTTCTATCTAAAACTAGAAGATCTGGTCCCACCGCCAGCAATAATTGACAAACTATTTCTCGACACTCTGCCCTTTTAAACccagaaaataaacatttttaaacaacctCAAAGGACGTTCACAGACTTTATTGATTTTTCTAACAATCCATCGACAAATCACGTTCGCTTTATGGAAGAAGAAGCAAAAAAAGAGGATCCAACAATTTCACATTTGGAAAACGCCAAGGAAAAACACTTTTGTCATCAACAAGTGATTTCCCCACTTTCTACCAACAACAACCTTCCAATGGAGATCTCCaaaaatagaaacaagtttaaaatgtaagaaaacaaataaataactaataatacaattataagttATAATAAAAGACGAAAAGTTTGCCTGTTTTGGACACTGGAAAATATCTCGCCACTGCTCAAAAAAAAAGTTAACCGCAAACGTCTCGACAAATTACAGAGTAGAGTGTATTATACGTAATTTCTATATACAATAGATTTGtgatttatatgatgtgtataaaGCTTGTAcagagacttttttttattttataacttgTGTGTATCTCTGTTGTAGAGGACTCTTGTCTCTATTACACACACTATATTCCGGACACTATGTAGTCTGTTAGCTTTTATAAAGATTCGTAGTATTGGGGCAACTTTTAAATATGGCACATGTGGAGAACAATACCACTATCATATGTATAAGTAAAAGGGACCCATAGTGTTTGTAAAATTGTCAGACATTCCTTGTTTGTATGTGCTGTATGTATTGTTGctgtttaatataaatgtttatatatttattttgggtttgcTGTTAAAGCATGGTGCAGTTGAGATGATTGCAGACGCATCACCGTCGTCTTTTTTAATGTCTCATACATAATTTAATTTGCCATCATCTTCAAATCCTGTATCTGTGTGAAGATCATCATTGCCCTTTTCTATGGTTTAACTGAATCTGCAACGTGTTCGGTTCCGAATCCGAATCAAACTCCATAAGAATGGAAtatttaatgtttacaaataaacttttaaatgtattgaatGATGTTCTCCGATCAATCACTAGAGACATGACATCAGTTCACGTCTAAAATAATTGTGGGCTCTAACTGGCGTACCTAAATGGAAGGAaaagaacaaagaaaagaaaatcttttcgttgttgattttttttcttcttatcaTTCTAACGTGATCAAACTGATGCTTAAGTGTTgcacattacattttcaaaaatgaatcTAATAAATTAAACTGTATATTACATCTTAGTTATTAATGATGTAGTAGAAATCCATGAAAATAATCAACATATTCCTATATCTATTTCAtcagaacatttgttaaatatatatatttttttcgttCGAATACAAATAGATAAATTGAATCCCTAAACGAATTCACTCCCTTACACTAAGTATGAAATTTTGCTCTGTTTGGGCGCTTTGAAAGTTTGACTCAATTAAAAGAATAAACGAAAAAAATCATAATCATAAATCATAAAACACGTAGCTATATCTGATGTTTCTGATGTTCGCGCTCCAGGAAGAGCTGCAATGAaagtattttttctctctcttctttatCGCTACACATATTGTTCTTCATTTAAATCATTCATGTGTTTTTCTCCGTGTGATGACTACAGGTGATGGATACCATTAAATTCGTTACAGTAACATATTAAAATAAGGCCGAAGAATGAAACTGTaaatcatgcaattaattaatctaattaaaaaataaataaaaaataaataaatacataacagcgaaaataacaaatatttaagGTGGTTAATAGCAATCCAGTTATCCCACATTTTGCACAAGAGTTTGacagattgtatttatttattttaagattttaaatttaaacttttattcGGGATATGGAAATAAAGCTTATTCTacactttcatttatttatgtacttgtgtgtgtgtgtgtgtgtgtgtgtgtgtgtgtgtgtgtgtgtgtgtgtgtgtgtgtgtgtgtgtgtgtgtgtgtgtgtgtgtttgaagaaaGTCAGTCAGGTAGACTATTGAATTTACAATATCAGTTATGAAAGTTGTTTATCAGTTTATCAGAGAATTGCTCCGCGTTTGGTTTTAATGTCTCGGAATGAGCCAAATGCCAAAAAAACAGATAAGGGAGATGCTAATTATACTATTGCACTTTTTGCACACTAATGTAAGAAAAAAACCCTCTCGTTTAGGAGCTCTTCTGCAGGATGCTGGATGTCTCACGTTATAGTTTACTCCAGATCAAAATGAGCATTATTGTTTAGACAGGTGTCACTCTCTGAACATTTCAAAGTAATTGGCTAAAGATAATGTAAATGTGGATGAACGTTGAAATTTTATAATTTATCTGGTgtgtcttttttgttattttgtgtgaatgtgtgtgtgtgcgtgtgttttagACATAAAAATCTCTAATTTAGCAATGTTCACGCGCTCAAAGTGTATGAATTAATTTTGCCATTTCAATCTCCCGCCAATTTATTTATGTCTTTTATATTTAActacaatttattaatttattttttgctgaaatTATCCGATGGAAGGCTAGACGCAATGGCAGAATTACAATTTAGAGTTTAAAACGAGTCTTACTAAATGAGTACctaaactaaaatacattaaACCTCattgaagacatgaattaaacttgTTGCAAGTTAGTGCACTAAAATAATAA
The Xyrauchen texanus isolate HMW12.3.18 chromosome 14, RBS_HiC_50CHRs, whole genome shotgun sequence genome window above contains:
- the LOC127655016 gene encoding nuclear receptor subfamily 4 group A member 2-like, producing MPCVQAQYGSSPQGASPASQSYSYHASGEYSCDFLTPEFVKFSMDLTNTEITAATTSLPSFSTFMDNYNTSYDVKPPCLYQVSHSGEQSSIKVEEVQMHSYHQQSHLGPQSEEMLAHSGPVYFKPSSPHAPGTPNFQVQPNHMWEDPGSLHSFHQNYMATHMLDQRKNPVSRLSLFSFKQSPPGTPVSSCQMRFDGPLHVSMGHDSPGAHRALDGQSFAMPSAIRKQAGIAFTHSLQLSHGHQLMDSQVPSPQSRGSPSTEGLCAVCGDNAACQHYGVRTCEGCKGFFKRTVQKNAKYVCLANKNCPVDKRRRNRCQYCRFQKCLVVGMVKEVVRTASLKGRRGRLPSKPKSPQESSPPSPPVSLISALVRAHVDSNPSMSSLDYTRFQANPDYQLSGDDTEHIQQFYDLLTGSMEIIRGWAEKIPGFTDLPKPDQDLLFESGFLELFVLRLAYRSNPMEGKLIFCNGVVLHRLQCVRGFGEWIDSIVEFSSNLQSMNLDISAFSCIAALAMVTERHGLKEPKRVEELQNKIVNCLKDQVTFNGGGLNHPNYLSKLLGKLPELRTLCTQGLQRIFYLKLEDLVPPPAIIDKLFLDTLPF